A genomic segment from Necator americanus strain Aroian chromosome III, whole genome shotgun sequence encodes:
- a CDS encoding hypothetical protein (NECATOR_CHRIII.G10376.T1), with protein MDIPSTSLSNLEEEADENTTPVYTDLVSSSSDQFLGYEEVDDPYPELLGFVEAQIEFCDQFLVRISEARKRLAEKKTLLEKKAEQERQSGALAKAKVPVIQYLPPYFKDENMMCPPQNEEAKHKLQFTTFDPLIKEDKKWSPQELRTLREAVRESVIHANIQKFIDKKDVLRSKIQRAGVDTTPEEVQGWKDELEAINRKIQHYRNGMTDSQQLDVDYSCVDWLKISTIEFKGSRSAATLRYKWLNEQCPRWNSGPWTKGELEKLKEYREDPLFTSWAALAKKLGTQRSPYQCFERYRSDMYRRNKDWTKEEDERLIALVKVMTVNGNVQWDKVTFYMPGRHRQQVRARYQRTLDETVRHGRWTDHEDLLLMSAVARFGAKDWAKVARAVVGRSDGQCRERWCNVLDRCTETGDWTPEEDERLLLGVHAFGRGKWVKIAALLPRHNSGSVRRRYQQLLSTKMRMCLARLSGRSMNDCMSASCSAVAKAKRDVLRQQLTDNSLIGECYRAAKEQAQNFPSRRIQRERNSLNLLTAEEKAIIEKGIEEIAEKFRNGEKTPDIGEIIKKIDLSEREIVSMMEAARRRSHFRRAKLVQRLPNGVKKIKKNMHLLPDSIMERTVFRPDETEEERIMCMTEALCQAVRKYDLHEWGNKFVESRDSPENAVSSFITNMLSCRCEEVAISLRECTNIPTDATLPPTFTSTSAYHVFERVRPSLTSRASIYFYPSNVNATDITSVTDGDIIRKYSVYDRLHIQLHPDVLGDPHYLKLKAQVRSILFEPTLLGMAIEPVDVEQQRIKTQMELTQMELDEQDYSADAAIMDDAVAGDIEVTTENCEPLDYDDAIDDALNHTIDTVVDKVCYQSAKKKRGRPRKDDVLSAWEKLVGRKRESLPRSAKSTATSVLNQINSSDDDLSLCTSDSDLEVLPAQKDANVEESAFSDENVVADVLCCIVEKVSQTLDPPKRKRGRPRKSDVQRNEQETKYTLRPKRSRRS; from the exons ATGGATATACCTTCTACTTCTCTTTCTAATCTAGAGGAAGAGGCAGACGAGAACACCACCCCTGTATATACTGATCTG GTATCTTCTTCAAGTGATCAGTTCCTCGGATATGAAGAAGTGGATGATCCTTATCCAGAACTTCTTGGTTTCGTCGAGGCTCAGATTGAGTTCTGTGATCAGTTTCTCGTAAGAATTAGTGAGGCGCGAAAGCGACTGGCCgagaaaaag actcttctcgaaaaaaaagcggaacaAGAACGACAAAGTGGGGCCTTGGCAAAAGCTAAGGTTCCCGTTATCCAATATCTTCCTCCATATTTCAAAGACGAGAACATGATG TGCCCACCGCAAAATGAAGAGGCGAAGCACAAGCTGCAGTTTACCACATTTGACCCTCTTATTAAAGAGGATAAAAAGT GGTCACCTCAAGAACTTCGCACGTTGCGTGAAGCCGTCAGGGAATCTGTAATCCATGCTAATATCCAGAAGTTTATTGATAA GAAGGATGTATTACGTTCGAAAATACAACGAGCTGGTGTCGACACTACACCGGAAGAGGTACAAGGATGGAAAGATGAGCTAGAAGCAATTAATCGCAAAATTCAACATTATCGGAATGGAATGACGGACTCTCAGCAACTGGACGTAGATTATTCTTGCGTGGATTGGCTCAAGATCTCTACTATCGAG ttcaAAGGAAGTCGTTCTGCCGCTACTCTTCGTTACAAATGGCTAAACGAGCAGTGTCCGAGGTGGAACAGTGGCCCTTGGACAAAAGGGGAGTTGGAAAAGTTGAAAGAGTATCGTGAAGAT CCTTTATTTACATCATGGGCAGCGCTTGCAAAGAAGCTAGGAACACAGAGATCTCCATATCAATGTTTTGAAAGATATCGAAGTGATATGTATAGAAGAAACAA agaTTGGActaaagaagaagatgaacgTCTGATTGCGCTGGTTAAAGTTATGACAGTAAATGGGAACGTGCAATGGGACAAAG TCACATTTTATATGCCCGGTCGCCATCGTCAGCAAGTTCGTGCAAGGTACCAACGAACTTTAGATGAGACCGTTCGCCATGGTCGGTGGACGGACCACGAAGATTTG CTATTGATGTCAGCAGTGGCTCGGTTTGGTGCTAAAGATTGGGCCAAAGTTGCAAGAGCGGTTGTTGGAAGATCTGATGGACAGTGTAGAGAACG TTGGTGCAATGTGCTTGATAGATGTACAGAAACCGGTGATTGGACGCCAGAAGAGGATGAGAGGCTACTACTTGGTGTCCACGCTTTTGGTCGAG GTAAATGGGTCAAAATAGCTGCATTGTTGCCGAGACACAATTCTGGAAGTGTGAGACGACGTTACCAGCAACTGTTGTCTACTAAAATGAGG ATGTGTCTTGCTAGACTTAGTGGACGTTCGATGAACGACTGCATGTCCGCTTCTTGTTCTGCTGTGGCCAAAGCTAAGCGAGACGTG CTACGACAACAACTTACCGATAATTCTCTGATAGGTGAATGCTACCGAGCAGCCAAAGAACAGGCCCAAAATTTCCCCAGCAGAAGAATACAAAGAGAG agaaattccTTGAACCTTCTGACAGCTGAAGAAAAGGCAATCATCGAGAAGGGTATTGAG GAAATTGCTGAGAAGTttagaaatggagaaaagacACCGGACATTGGAGAAATCATCAAGAAAATTGATCTTTCAGAAAG agaaatcgTCTCTATGATGGAAGCCGCTAGGCGTAGAAGCCATTTTCGTAGAGCGAAACTAGTCCAACGTCTACCAAAT GGAgtaaagaaaatcaagaaaaatatgcaTTTGCTTCCTGATTCTATCATGGAACGAACGGTGTTTAGGCCTGATGAAACTGAG GAAGAACGGATCATGTGTATGACGGAAGCTTTATGCCAGGCCGTGCGTAAGTATGATCTTCATGAGTGGGGCAACAAATTCGTTGAGAGTCGTGATAGCCCGGAGAATGCAGTTTCAAGTTTTATTACTAAT ATGTTAAGCTGCAGATGTGAGGAGGTGGCAATTAGTTTAAGGGAATGCACGAATATTCCAACGGATGCGACACTACCACCTACGTTCACTTCGACCTCCGCTTATCACGTCTTTGAA CGAGTTCGGCCATCGTTAACGTCCAGAGCCTCAATATACTTCTATCCCAGCAATGTCAATGCTACTGATATTACGTCGGTTACTGATGGTGACATAATTCGTAAATATTCG GTATATGACCGTCTCCATATACAGCTACATCCAGATGTACTCGGTGATCCTCATTATCTCAAGCTTAAG GCGCAAGTACGCAGTATATTGTTTGAACCAACGCTATTGGGTATGGCAATTGAACCGGTGGATGTTGAACAGCAACGGATTAAG ACTCAAATGGAGCTTACACAGATGGAGCTTGATGAACAAGATTATTCGGCAGATGCTGCAATT ATGGACGATGCTGTTGCTGGTGATATCGAAGTTACCACTGAAAACTGTGAGCCGCTTGATTATGATGATGCGATTGACGACGCCCTGAATCATACCATTGACACA GTTGTCGACAAGGTTTGTTACCAAAGCGCAAAGAAGAAGCGTGGTCGACCAAGAAAAGATGATGTGTTATCAGCATGGGAGAAGCTtgtgggaagaaaaagagaaagtctACCGCGCTCAGCGAAAAGCACTGCAACATCTGTCCTGAATCAGATTAACTCAAGTGATGATGATTTGTCTCTTTGCACATCCGATAGTGATTTGGAAGTATTGCCAGCTCAG AAAGATGCTAACGTCGAGGAAAGTGCTTTTAGCGACGAGAATGTGGTGGCGGACGTTTTGTGCTGT ATAGTGGAAAAAGTTTCTCAAACGCTAGATCCACCAAAGCGGAAGCGAGGAAGGCCAAGGAAGTCGGATGTTCAAAGGAATGAGCAGGAAACAAAATATACACTGCGACCAAAGAGATCGAGAAGATCTTAG